The Amycolatopsis sp. DG1A-15b genome window below encodes:
- a CDS encoding DUF3072 domain-containing protein — translation MTDQVEPNPEKDPSDWTTGDEPMTGPQKSYLQTLAQEAGEEVPDNLTKAEASERIDALQKTTGRGT, via the coding sequence ATGACTGATCAGGTGGAACCGAACCCGGAGAAGGACCCGAGCGACTGGACCACCGGCGACGAGCCGATGACCGGGCCGCAGAAGTCGTACCTGCAGACGCTGGCGCAGGAAGCCGGCGAAGAGGTGCCGGACAACCTCACGAAGGCGGAGGCGTCCGAGCGGATCGACGCCCTGCAGAAGACGACCGGCCGCGGCACGTGA
- a CDS encoding C40 family peptidase codes for MRSHPVKRVVSGALAAASVITVVTMAQPATAAPVPVLQAPPAGSDALAKYRDLAAQAEKLNEDLLRAQDDLTAKQGQLDKANADVDAAKNAGAQAVEAKQKYQSEVDKFAGASFTSGVQMNKLSALLAGASTQDFLDRSAALDVIATDKNAAMGNLSGAAAKAAAAEKSAADAAKRAQDARDAAAKLASDIEAKKKDLQGQIDQIEAQSRNLSSADKAAQKDTGGAAPSVKAPSAAAQKAVDAALSKLGSAYVWGATGPSTFDCSGLMQWAYKQAGITLPRTSSAQAGFGTSVSRAQLQPGDLVAYYSPVSHIGMYIGDGKMVHAPTSGDVVKISPLMSEYAGATRPTA; via the coding sequence ATGCGTTCGCATCCCGTCAAGCGCGTGGTGTCAGGTGCCCTCGCCGCGGCCTCGGTGATCACCGTCGTCACCATGGCCCAGCCGGCCACCGCCGCCCCCGTCCCCGTCCTGCAGGCGCCCCCCGCCGGCTCGGACGCCCTCGCCAAGTACCGCGATCTCGCGGCACAGGCGGAAAAACTCAATGAAGACCTGCTCCGGGCCCAGGACGACCTGACCGCGAAGCAGGGTCAGCTCGACAAGGCCAACGCCGACGTCGACGCCGCGAAGAACGCCGGCGCCCAAGCCGTCGAGGCGAAGCAGAAGTACCAGTCCGAAGTGGACAAGTTCGCCGGAGCTTCGTTCACCAGCGGTGTCCAGATGAACAAGCTGTCGGCGCTGCTGGCCGGAGCGTCCACTCAGGACTTCCTGGACCGTTCGGCGGCGCTCGATGTCATCGCGACCGACAAGAACGCCGCGATGGGCAACCTCAGCGGCGCGGCGGCCAAGGCCGCGGCGGCCGAGAAGTCGGCCGCCGACGCGGCGAAGCGGGCCCAAGACGCCCGGGACGCGGCGGCGAAGCTGGCGTCGGACATCGAGGCCAAGAAGAAGGACCTGCAGGGCCAGATCGACCAGATCGAGGCGCAGAGCCGGAACCTCAGCAGCGCGGACAAGGCCGCCCAGAAGGACACCGGCGGTGCGGCGCCGAGTGTCAAGGCACCCAGCGCGGCGGCGCAGAAGGCGGTCGACGCGGCGCTCAGCAAGCTCGGCAGCGCCTACGTCTGGGGCGCCACCGGGCCGAGCACGTTCGACTGCTCGGGCCTGATGCAGTGGGCGTACAAGCAGGCCGGCATCACCCTGCCGCGGACGTCGTCGGCGCAGGCGGGCTTCGGCACCTCGGTGTCGCGCGCCCAGCTGCAGCCCGGCGACCTGGTCGCCTACTACTCCCCCGTGTCCCACATCGGGATGTACATCGGCGACGGCAAGATGGTGCACGCGCCGACGAGCGGCGACGTCGTCAAGATCTCGCCGCTGATGAGCGAGTACGCGGGGGCCACGCGCCCCACGGCCTGA